One window of the Granulicella arctica genome contains the following:
- the cobG gene encoding precorrin-3B synthase, which produces MRVGVQFCPGVLYPVPAKDGLLVRIRTPGGMVDAEQLRSIAGLSRAFADGMVEITSRSNLQLRAIRPEHVELLAQGIIDAGLLPSLQHDRVRNIAASPLAGADELEIVDVRALVRQLDESLQAECRFVELDPKFSFALHGGGRRFTPNRDDVALECFTTKEGIYFQLLIAGENSGFAISSEHAVPCMLRIARNCGDLSLEALVPARTKHIIVQPDGMKRLLSGLENILLSSPKKTFAPRSEEALVGIQAPSRDGYVTISPTVALGRLTAAQTECLAIVAREYAGDLRLAPWRGVVLNRIRELSSSAVVGKLEEAALSCSGDNGFQGIAACAGSAGCEASHADVRSHAVLLARHLADNKVPAGWAVNLSGCEKQCARRHGATAEMIAGESGYTLKIRGALVATACSSDFALNAIYALHQQSLLEVVS; this is translated from the coding sequence ATGAGAGTCGGAGTACAGTTTTGCCCGGGCGTCCTGTACCCCGTTCCAGCGAAAGATGGCTTGCTCGTTCGGATCCGTACACCCGGGGGGATGGTAGATGCTGAGCAACTTAGGTCTATCGCTGGGCTATCACGTGCCTTCGCCGACGGCATGGTCGAAATCACCTCACGATCAAATCTTCAGTTGAGAGCCATTCGACCGGAGCATGTTGAGCTCCTAGCACAAGGAATTATCGATGCGGGCCTTCTTCCTTCGCTACAACACGATCGTGTGCGAAACATCGCAGCCAGCCCATTAGCGGGAGCTGATGAGCTAGAGATTGTTGACGTTCGTGCTTTAGTTCGTCAGCTGGATGAAAGCTTGCAGGCAGAGTGTCGCTTCGTCGAACTCGACCCAAAATTCAGCTTTGCGCTTCACGGCGGGGGCAGGCGATTCACTCCTAACCGTGACGACGTTGCTCTCGAATGCTTCACAACAAAAGAGGGAATTTACTTCCAGCTTTTGATAGCAGGTGAGAACTCGGGTTTTGCGATTTCGTCAGAACATGCCGTTCCGTGCATGTTGCGCATTGCGCGAAACTGCGGCGACTTGTCACTAGAAGCTTTGGTGCCCGCGCGTACAAAGCACATTATAGTCCAGCCTGATGGTATGAAGCGTCTCCTGTCGGGACTCGAAAATATCCTGCTCTCGAGCCCCAAAAAGACCTTTGCGCCTCGTAGCGAGGAGGCACTTGTGGGGATCCAAGCGCCCAGCCGTGATGGCTACGTGACAATCAGCCCGACCGTAGCCCTAGGGAGGCTTACGGCTGCTCAAACAGAATGTCTTGCCATCGTAGCTAGGGAATACGCAGGTGATCTTCGACTTGCGCCTTGGAGAGGAGTCGTTCTCAATCGCATTCGAGAACTTAGTTCCTCCGCAGTCGTTGGGAAACTTGAGGAGGCTGCATTATCGTGCAGCGGTGATAATGGATTTCAAGGAATAGCAGCCTGCGCCGGCAGTGCAGGTTGTGAGGCTTCTCATGCAGATGTACGCAGTCATGCCGTTCTTCTCGCAAGACATCTTGCTGACAACAAAGTCCCAGCGGGGTGGGCAGTAAACCTATCTGGATGCGAGAAGCAGTGTGCGAGACGACACGGGGCTACCGCAGAGATGATTGCAGGTGAATCTGGTTACACACTCAAGATCAGGGGTGCTCTCGTTGCTACCGCTTGTTCGTCAGACTTTGCCTTGAATGCGATATACGCACTGCACCAGCAATCGCTGCTTGAGGTTGTCAGCTAA
- a CDS encoding precorrin-8X methylmutase: MNYVKNGEAIYRESFSIIRAEADLSGFQADLSRVIVRMIHACGMTDLTQDIQASPHAATVGINALRDGAPLLCDATMVASGITRARLPANNDVVCTLTDPRTAVLARNLQTTRTAASVELWRDRLAGSVVVIGNAPTALFHLLELIEAGASHPALIIGIPVGFVGAAESKQALVANKQGLRYLTVRGRRGGSAIASAAVNALASENE; the protein is encoded by the coding sequence ATGAATTACGTCAAGAATGGCGAAGCCATCTACCGAGAGTCTTTTTCGATCATCAGGGCGGAAGCCGATCTCTCAGGCTTTCAAGCTGACCTCTCGCGCGTTATCGTCCGCATGATTCACGCCTGCGGCATGACCGATCTTACGCAGGATATCCAAGCTTCGCCCCACGCGGCAACAGTCGGAATCAATGCACTGCGTGATGGTGCTCCGCTTCTGTGTGATGCCACGATGGTTGCTAGCGGAATTACCCGTGCTAGATTGCCGGCTAATAATGATGTGGTTTGTACCCTTACCGATCCTCGCACAGCCGTGCTGGCCAGAAATCTGCAGACGACCCGCACTGCCGCTTCTGTTGAGCTTTGGCGGGACAGACTTGCTGGATCGGTAGTGGTCATCGGAAATGCCCCCACGGCGCTCTTCCATCTACTTGAGCTGATAGAAGCAGGAGCGTCACATCCGGCTCTGATCATCGGTATCCCGGTCGGCTTTGTAGGCGCTGCCGAATCTAAGCAAGCGCTCGTCGCAAATAAGCAGGGCTTACGTTATCTTACCGTCCGTGGTCGACGTGGTGGCAGCGCCATCGCGTCCGCTGCCGTAAATGCATTGGCAAGTGAAAACGAATGA